One genomic window of uncultured Campylobacter sp. includes the following:
- a CDS encoding 3-isopropylmalate dehydratase large subunit, producing MKQTITEKIFSEHVGEAVFAGQIIESTIDMVIGNDITTPISIKQFELSGAKKLANPDGFAIVMDHYIPTKDILSANQAKISREFAYKHDLKNYFDEKDMGIEHALMPEKGLVVPGDVIIGADSHTCTHGALGAFATGMGSTDLAFAMITGKNWFKVPPTIKVIFRGKPAPHIYGKDLILEVIRLIGVDGARYKALEFCGDALEYLDMDSRFSLCNMAIEAGGKSGIVAVDEITKEFLTDKSLRAEPKFHYSDEGANYEQILQIDVSKLDPVIAYPFLPSNGKSVREAVRDDIAVDQVFIGSCTNGRLSDLRIAAQILKGRKVARKTRLIITPATQKIALAAQKEGLWDIFVEAGAVVSNPTCGACLGGYMGILGVGERCVSTTNRNFVGRMGDRTSEVYLANSAVAAASAVAGKIADPRDL from the coding sequence ATGAAGCAGACGATCACGGAGAAAATTTTTAGCGAGCACGTGGGTGAGGCGGTTTTTGCGGGACAGATCATCGAAAGCACCATCGATATGGTCATCGGCAACGACATCACGACGCCGATTTCGATCAAGCAGTTTGAGCTTAGCGGCGCGAAAAAGCTCGCCAACCCGGACGGCTTTGCGATCGTGATGGATCACTACATCCCTACGAAAGACATTTTAAGCGCAAACCAAGCTAAAATTTCACGCGAGTTTGCTTACAAGCACGATTTAAAAAACTACTTCGACGAAAAAGATATGGGTATCGAGCACGCGCTGATGCCTGAAAAGGGGCTCGTAGTGCCCGGCGACGTCATCATCGGTGCAGACAGTCACACCTGTACCCACGGCGCGCTTGGGGCATTTGCGACGGGTATGGGCAGCACCGATCTAGCTTTCGCGATGATAACGGGCAAGAATTGGTTCAAAGTGCCGCCTACGATCAAAGTAATTTTTCGCGGCAAGCCCGCGCCGCACATCTACGGCAAGGATCTGATTTTAGAGGTGATCCGCCTCATCGGCGTGGACGGCGCGCGCTATAAGGCTTTGGAGTTCTGCGGCGACGCGCTGGAGTACCTGGATATGGATAGCAGATTTTCGCTTTGCAATATGGCGATCGAAGCGGGCGGCAAGAGCGGTATCGTCGCAGTTGATGAGATCACGAAGGAATTTTTGACGGATAAAAGCTTGCGCGCCGAGCCGAAATTTCACTACTCAGACGAGGGCGCGAACTATGAGCAAATTTTGCAGATTGACGTGAGCAAGCTTGATCCTGTGATTGCGTATCCGTTCCTGCCTAGCAACGGCAAGAGCGTGCGCGAGGCGGTGCGCGATGATATCGCCGTCGATCAGGTCTTTATCGGCAGCTGCACCAACGGCAGGCTCTCCGATCTGCGGATCGCTGCGCAAATTTTAAAAGGTCGCAAGGTCGCGCGCAAAACCCGCCTCATCATCACGCCTGCGACGCAAAAGATCGCTTTGGCCGCGCAAAAAGAGGGACTGTGGGATATTTTCGTAGAAGCGGGCGCAGTCGTCAGCAACCCGACCTGCGGCGCGTGCCTGGGCGGATATATGGGGATTTTAGGCGTGGGCGAGCGCTGCGTAAGCACGACAAATCGAAATTTCGTCGGCCGCATGGGCGATAGAACGAGCGAAGTATATCTAGCAAACTCCGCCGTCGCCGCAGCTAGCGCCGTCGCAGGCAAGATCGCCGACCCGAGGGATTTGTAA
- a CDS encoding nitroreductase family protein: MEILDIFANRRSVRKYAPKPLEDEALDKILKAGLLAPSGHARRPWEFILVRDKQMLERLSGCRSSGADMLKQAAAAIVVIADEQKQDVWIEDCSVALGYMHLAASALNLGSYWVQVRLRAAADGRSCEEFLREALGFPPNFKAEAILALGVLQQRPNPHNLQKLNLSKIHKEKF; this comes from the coding sequence ATGGAAATTTTAGATATTTTTGCAAATCGCAGAAGCGTAAGAAAATACGCGCCTAAGCCGCTTGAGGACGAGGCGCTGGATAAAATTTTAAAAGCGGGCCTGCTTGCGCCGTCGGGGCATGCACGCCGCCCGTGGGAGTTCATCCTCGTGCGCGACAAACAGATGCTTGAGCGGCTAAGCGGATGTCGCAGCAGCGGAGCGGATATGCTAAAACAGGCCGCGGCCGCGATCGTCGTGATCGCAGATGAACAGAAACAGGACGTCTGGATCGAGGACTGCTCGGTAGCGCTAGGCTACATGCACCTTGCCGCAAGCGCGCTAAATCTCGGCAGCTACTGGGTACAGGTAAGGCTGCGTGCCGCCGCGGACGGACGCAGCTGCGAGGAGTTTTTGCGCGAGGCGCTGGGCTTTCCGCCAAATTTCAAAGCAGAAGCGATACTAGCCCTCGGCGTACTGCAACAGCGCCCGAACCCGCACAATCTGCAGAAGCTAAATTTAAGCAAAATCCACAAAGAAAAATTTTAA
- a CDS encoding NFACT RNA binding domain-containing protein, whose protein sequence is MKYQNLIQICKYLRAKRFLSHIKRVGDNLFKVCFDGNETLFFDMNKSGCNIHENDAFTEGRVYAAPFDVLLAKRFVKSRITSVSVPENNRILCLSVSQNASYKTQSSNIYFEFTGRFTNVIITDENDVILEALRHFETEFRQIKVGRKLRHLPPANIKEAPVPKISDFKAFFRAEFNALNADRLNSLKSAKITALNKKLDSVREALGSLQSSAELLRSAELLSAKAALLKENIYKIPTSAREFTLQKGDDEAVEFKLQEPASAALGELYSEAKRLRQKAANIHIEEQNLKEKLAFYENLKSLILAAQNAHEIEILMPKRTQTRQKSKEKNSEYVANFYLGDFKISVGKNEKGNEFLLKNSSKSDYWFHLKDTPSAHVIVKTNKQSLSEEVVEFAAKICVSFSASGSGKYLVDYTKRQNVKINEGAFVNYVNFKTIGVLKP, encoded by the coding sequence ATGAAGTATCAAAATTTAATTCAAATTTGCAAGTATCTACGCGCCAAACGCTTCCTTTCGCACATTAAACGCGTAGGAGATAACCTTTTTAAAGTTTGCTTTGACGGCAACGAGACGCTGTTTTTCGATATGAATAAATCAGGCTGCAATATCCACGAAAATGACGCTTTTACCGAAGGTAGGGTTTACGCGGCGCCCTTTGATGTGCTACTTGCCAAGCGCTTCGTAAAATCGCGCATCACCTCCGTTAGCGTGCCAGAAAATAATAGAATTCTATGCCTTAGCGTAAGCCAAAATGCAAGCTACAAGACCCAAAGCTCAAATATCTACTTCGAATTTACTGGGCGATTTACCAACGTAATAATCACCGATGAAAACGATGTGATTTTAGAGGCACTGCGGCACTTCGAGACGGAATTTAGACAGATCAAGGTAGGAAGAAAGCTCCGCCATCTGCCGCCTGCAAATATTAAAGAAGCCCCCGTGCCAAAAATTTCGGACTTTAAAGCATTTTTTCGTGCGGAATTTAACGCGCTAAATGCGGATCGCTTAAACTCGCTCAAATCCGCAAAAATCACGGCGCTAAATAAAAAGCTAGACTCAGTGCGCGAGGCTTTAGGCTCTTTGCAAAGCAGCGCCGAACTACTGCGAAGCGCCGAGCTTTTAAGTGCAAAAGCTGCCTTGCTAAAAGAAAATATCTATAAAATTCCAACTAGCGCGCGAGAATTTACGCTGCAAAAAGGAGACGACGAGGCGGTAGAATTTAAACTGCAAGAGCCTGCAAGCGCCGCTTTAGGCGAGCTTTACTCCGAGGCGAAGCGTCTGCGCCAAAAGGCTGCTAATATCCATATCGAAGAGCAAAATTTAAAGGAGAAACTCGCGTTTTATGAGAATTTAAAATCGCTCATTCTTGCCGCACAGAATGCACACGAGATCGAAATTCTAATGCCCAAGCGCACGCAAACTAGGCAAAAAAGCAAGGAAAAAAATAGCGAATATGTAGCGAACTTTTATCTAGGAGATTTTAAAATCAGCGTCGGTAAAAACGAAAAAGGCAATGAGTTCTTACTAAAAAATAGCTCCAAATCCGACTATTGGTTTCATCTTAAGGACACTCCAAGCGCACACGTCATCGTAAAGACAAATAAGCAAAGTCTAAGCGAAGAGGTGGTCGAATTCGCCGCTAAAATTTGCGTGAGCTTCAGTGCAAGTGGCAGCGGAAAATATCTCGTCGATTACACCAAACGTCAAAATGTCAAAATCAACGAAGGTGCTTTCGTAAACTACGTAAATTTTAAAACAATCGGCGTTTTAAAGCCGTAA
- a CDS encoding phosphatidate cytidylyltransferase, producing MKQRIITASILLAVFLALILINARWLNFAVFALILVLAFFESLKLWGLEETSKKWLALAIAFFALLPFTQTDEPFVSALKVSILMILCVASVVAFTKGPSLKITLPFIYPVAPIFFMWAAYDDFGEIFHFVWLIFIIVASDSGAYFIGRAFGKTPLSASSPNKTVEGVLGGLALALIVSLIYARIFTNMPPLEILGKTIIIAIFGVFGDLFESYLKRAAGLKDSGALFPGHGGILDRIDGYMFGAIAMAIVYSW from the coding sequence ATGAAGCAAAGAATAATCACGGCAAGCATTTTACTCGCCGTATTTTTGGCTCTAATTCTCATAAACGCTAGGTGGCTAAATTTCGCCGTATTTGCGCTGATACTTGTGCTTGCGTTTTTTGAAAGCCTCAAGTTATGGGGTTTAGAGGAAACTAGCAAAAAGTGGCTCGCGCTGGCGATCGCGTTTTTTGCGCTGCTACCATTTACGCAGACCGATGAGCCATTCGTCTCAGCGCTAAAAGTTAGCATCCTGATGATCCTATGCGTCGCCTCTGTCGTAGCCTTTACCAAGGGTCCCAGCCTAAAGATCACGCTTCCTTTCATCTATCCCGTTGCGCCGATATTTTTTATGTGGGCGGCTTACGATGATTTCGGGGAAATTTTTCACTTCGTTTGGCTGATCTTTATTATCGTAGCTAGCGATAGCGGCGCATATTTTATCGGAAGAGCCTTTGGCAAAACCCCGCTAAGCGCTAGCTCGCCGAATAAAACCGTAGAGGGCGTACTAGGTGGTCTTGCGCTCGCGCTTATAGTTAGCCTCATTTATGCGCGCATCTTTACCAATATGCCGCCGCTTGAAATTTTAGGAAAAACCATCATCATAGCAATTTTTGGCGTATTCGGTGATCTGTTTGAGAGCTACCTAAAGCGCGCGGCGGGTCTTAAAGATAGCGGCGCGCTCTTTCCCGGACACGGCGGGATCTTAGACCGCATCGACGGCTATATGTTCGGCGCAATCGCGATGGCGATAGTCTATTCATGGTAG
- the dxr gene encoding 1-deoxy-D-xylulose-5-phosphate reductoisomerase, whose protein sequence is MVVLGSTGSIGTNTLDVAARSGSMIEALSCGRNIKLLNEQIAKFHPRLVCIADAQQKSEVDHERVFCGADGILQMLAECKSTTVVNALVGFAGMMPSLKTQELGKRLCLANKESLVVGGKFLQTDKIYPIDSEHFGLKFLLSNAKIPVSRLIITASGGAFYDVPLTQLGSLTPQNALKHPNWKMGAKITIDSATMANKLFEVIEAFWLYGMREIDALIERTSQIHALVEFTDGSTTAHISRADMRLAIAHAMFSGDVQQQITAPVDLCALRPIEFKPIDEMKFQIFTLKDALLANPDLGVVINAANEAGVNAFLQQRCRFTDIARVVLKCAEKFNSPSVTDAEALAAVDASVRAYANELLK, encoded by the coding sequence ATGGTAGTTTTAGGCTCTACGGGCTCTATCGGCACAAACACCCTAGACGTGGCCGCGCGCAGCGGCAGTATGATCGAAGCGCTTAGCTGCGGGCGCAATATCAAGCTTTTAAACGAACAGATCGCAAAATTTCACCCTCGTCTCGTCTGTATAGCGGATGCGCAGCAAAAAAGCGAGGTAGATCACGAGCGCGTATTTTGCGGCGCGGATGGAATTTTGCAGATGCTTGCGGAGTGCAAAAGCACGACCGTAGTAAATGCTCTCGTAGGCTTTGCGGGCATGATGCCTAGCCTAAAAACCCAAGAGCTCGGAAAGAGACTATGTCTCGCCAACAAAGAAAGCCTCGTCGTCGGCGGGAAATTTCTGCAAACGGATAAAATTTACCCGATCGACAGCGAGCATTTCGGACTGAAATTTTTACTTAGCAACGCCAAAATCCCCGTTTCTCGCCTAATCATCACGGCTAGCGGCGGCGCGTTTTACGACGTGCCGCTAACGCAGCTCGGTTCGCTCACGCCGCAAAACGCCCTCAAGCACCCTAACTGGAAGATGGGCGCAAAGATCACGATCGACAGCGCCACGATGGCGAATAAGCTCTTTGAGGTGATCGAGGCGTTTTGGCTCTACGGCATGCGCGAGATCGATGCGCTTATCGAGCGCACCTCGCAGATCCACGCGCTAGTCGAATTCACAGACGGCTCTACGACGGCGCACATTAGCAGGGCCGATATGCGCCTAGCTATCGCGCACGCGATGTTTAGCGGCGACGTACAGCAGCAGATCACCGCGCCCGTGGATCTGTGCGCCCTGCGACCGATAGAATTTAAACCGATCGACGAGATGAAATTTCAAATCTTTACCCTCAAAGACGCTCTGTTAGCAAACCCCGATCTCGGCGTCGTCATCAACGCCGCAAACGAAGCGGGTGTAAATGCGTTTTTGCAGCAGCGGTGCCGCTTCACCGACATTGCGCGCGTCGTGCTAAAGTGCGCGGAGAAATTTAACTCGCCTAGCGTGACGGACGCAGAAGCGCTTGCGGCGGTGGATGCGAGCGTGCGAGCGTATGCAAACGAGCTACTGAAATAA
- a CDS encoding DUF3137 domain-containing protein — MDIKTVIDLEKQRKRLKKSRKLWKILSYLVAFAVFGPMLALALIIIFLDFPKLDLGIESLSFLVASILAIIGTRDEFYEWIFERKTERFLMRYKELYLKPYIEGLGFSYKMGALFQEKEVRASEIFDGFDRFRADDLVYASADGVDFMFCDIRLEKETGSGTSSFFKKSYTTFFEGPFFVANFNKKIGSDVFVFSGAAAPTGIDLPPSALPRKLWSSRKIPIDNADFNANFSVYASDTVAAMYVLTPALMEKILSLKQLVKSDISLSFKQNKIYIAISRGADSFEPSLDQPILNARIVKDIKADLDAMLQIVKILKLNEKIWTS, encoded by the coding sequence GTGGATATTAAAACCGTCATAGATTTAGAAAAGCAGCGCAAACGGCTTAAGAAAAGTCGCAAGCTTTGGAAAATTTTAAGTTATCTCGTAGCGTTTGCGGTTTTCGGTCCGATGCTTGCGCTCGCATTGATAATCATCTTTCTCGATTTTCCCAAACTCGATCTCGGCATAGAAAGTTTATCCTTTTTAGTCGCGTCTATTTTAGCAATAATCGGTACGCGAGATGAATTTTACGAGTGGATTTTCGAGCGCAAAACCGAGCGATTTTTGATGCGCTACAAAGAGCTTTATCTCAAGCCCTATATCGAAGGCCTGGGCTTTTCGTATAAAATGGGCGCACTTTTTCAGGAAAAAGAGGTGAGGGCAAGCGAGATATTTGACGGATTTGATAGATTTCGCGCGGACGATCTGGTTTACGCAAGCGCGGACGGAGTGGATTTTATGTTTTGCGACATAAGGCTGGAAAAGGAGACCGGCAGTGGAACTTCGTCGTTTTTTAAAAAGAGTTACACTACATTTTTCGAGGGGCCTTTTTTTGTAGCAAATTTTAATAAAAAAATTGGCTCCGATGTTTTTGTTTTTTCGGGCGCGGCGGCACCCACAGGCATAGATTTGCCGCCGTCTGCACTACCGCGCAAGCTATGGAGCAGCCGCAAAATCCCGATAGATAACGCGGACTTCAATGCAAACTTTTCGGTTTATGCAAGCGATACGGTAGCGGCTATGTATGTCTTGACGCCCGCGCTGATGGAGAAAATTCTATCTCTTAAACAGCTCGTAAAATCGGATATTTCGCTGAGCTTTAAGCAAAATAAAATTTATATTGCGATATCTCGAGGCGCCGATAGTTTCGAGCCGAGCCTGGATCAGCCGATACTCAATGCTCGCATCGTGAAGGATATCAAAGCAGATCTGGACGCGATGCTGCAAATCGTAAAAATTCTAAAGCTGAATGAAAAAATTTGGACGTCTTAG
- a CDS encoding TonB-dependent receptor translates to MFKKFYLSNAAIALSLCAALQLNGAENNATSANISAPSAEVVNSAASKNASGANATKLGTIVVTATGFEDTLKNEVRNVSVITAEDMENRGYRDLREILEKAPGVSFHGDTVDLRGQGQKANTSVKVLLNGVALNMIDTTPTPIPINLVPIEDIERVEIIPGGGSVLYGSGTSGGVINIITKKGARYPYANVSTKIASYNYKDLNFGAGGNVSENLFLKTAIKGFDQHGYRKGERERGYYTSFGLNYKISDDQSLSFNPSFYRARTHDVPSLGLVELKKDRRQQGGERTFTKSTRLNFDLDYAVKFGDIFEANLQPYYQDIRILQKGFVMKDRKEGANLKGKLDYDSGEFITGYDYLKNKGFRRINFDAAMNPMMSLSQLTIFDMQKLTHSVYALEKHNFTDLFSLSAGGRFERAEYKVDREVSTTMRRMGRIFHTQDSTHVTDHKNNYAFEITPNFNYSKDGNLYFKFERGYISPGPNQLIDKLGRNGPYVLNNLKSETFKTYEIGLKDLIYGQYVSATIFWTDTKNEIVNETLGSSITDGWHFINIDETRRKGVELYAEQSLLSNLKLSETFSYVDAKIQSGADKGKQVPLVERSKFVLGLDYEPIRNLTLMSDFKYFSSSHDANHDRIDSRTIVDLGAAYRFASGFLISAGVKNVFDEEYNYNQNLRADVYTPAPGRNYYVEFKYAY, encoded by the coding sequence ATGTTTAAGAAATTTTATCTTTCAAATGCAGCGATCGCGCTAAGTTTGTGCGCCGCCTTACAACTAAACGGAGCCGAAAATAACGCTACGTCCGCAAATATCAGCGCGCCTAGCGCAGAGGTGGTAAATTCCGCAGCTTCTAAAAACGCTTCCGGCGCGAACGCCACAAAGCTGGGCACCATCGTAGTTACAGCGACGGGCTTTGAGGACACGCTTAAAAACGAGGTTCGCAACGTCTCCGTTATTACCGCGGAGGATATGGAAAACCGCGGATACCGCGATCTGCGCGAAATTTTAGAAAAGGCGCCGGGGGTTAGCTTCCACGGCGATACGGTCGATCTGCGCGGACAGGGTCAGAAGGCAAATACCTCCGTTAAGGTCCTTCTTAACGGAGTCGCGCTCAATATGATCGACACGACGCCGACGCCCATCCCGATCAATCTCGTTCCTATTGAGGATATAGAGCGCGTGGAGATCATCCCCGGCGGCGGTAGTGTGCTTTACGGCAGCGGCACCAGCGGCGGCGTGATAAATATCATCACAAAAAAGGGCGCCAGATACCCATACGCCAATGTCTCCACCAAGATCGCGTCGTATAATTATAAAGATCTAAATTTCGGCGCAGGCGGGAATGTGAGCGAAAATTTATTTCTAAAGACCGCGATAAAGGGCTTTGATCAGCATGGATACCGCAAGGGCGAAAGAGAGCGAGGCTACTATACATCATTTGGACTAAATTATAAAATTTCAGATGATCAAAGCCTCTCTTTTAATCCGAGCTTTTATCGCGCTAGGACGCATGATGTGCCGAGTTTAGGGCTTGTTGAGCTCAAAAAGGATCGCCGCCAACAGGGAGGCGAGAGGACATTTACCAAAAGCACGCGACTAAATTTTGACTTGGATTATGCGGTGAAATTCGGCGATATATTTGAAGCAAATTTACAGCCTTATTACCAAGATATTAGAATTTTACAAAAGGGCTTTGTGATGAAAGATCGCAAAGAGGGGGCAAATTTAAAAGGCAAGCTCGACTACGACAGCGGCGAGTTCATAACGGGATATGATTATCTCAAAAACAAGGGCTTTCGCAGGATAAATTTTGACGCCGCGATGAATCCTATGATGAGCCTTTCGCAGCTTACGATCTTTGATATGCAAAAGCTTACCCACTCGGTCTATGCTTTAGAAAAGCACAATTTCACCGATCTGTTTTCGCTTAGCGCGGGCGGTCGGTTTGAGCGCGCCGAATACAAAGTAGATCGCGAAGTCTCTACGACGATGCGTAGGATGGGGCGCATATTTCATACTCAAGACAGCACGCACGTAACGGATCATAAAAACAACTACGCTTTTGAGATTACGCCGAATTTTAATTATTCCAAGGATGGCAATCTATATTTTAAATTTGAGCGCGGCTATATCTCGCCGGGTCCTAATCAACTCATCGACAAGCTCGGTCGTAACGGCCCTTATGTGCTTAATAACCTCAAATCCGAAACCTTTAAAACCTACGAGATCGGTCTTAAAGATCTGATCTACGGGCAATACGTAAGCGCTACGATCTTTTGGACCGATACGAAAAACGAGATCGTAAATGAAACCCTGGGCAGCTCGATCACCGACGGTTGGCATTTTATCAATATCGACGAGACGCGCCGCAAGGGCGTGGAGCTGTATGCGGAGCAAAGCCTGCTTTCAAATTTAAAGCTCAGCGAGACCTTTTCATATGTCGACGCCAAGATCCAATCCGGTGCGGATAAAGGCAAGCAGGTTCCGCTAGTGGAGCGCTCGAAGTTCGTTTTAGGGCTCGATTATGAGCCGATTAGAAATTTAACGCTGATGAGCGATTTTAAATATTTCTCATCATCGCATGACGCCAACCACGATAGGATCGACTCGCGCACGATCGTGGATCTGGGCGCTGCGTACCGCTTCGCAAGTGGGTTTTTGATAAGCGCCGGAGTCAAAAACGTCTTTGACGAGGAGTATAATTACAACCAAAATTTACGCGCAGACGTCTATACTCCAGCTCCAGGACGCAACTACTACGTGGAGTTTAAATACGCCTATTAG
- a CDS encoding class I SAM-dependent methyltransferase, with protein MKPDYKNWVPKGMIASFAAGAGVALVLFLIFGVCGLGVSGALRGVLAGLFGAATLILIGFTIYCVVWYRAFDYGGKRQLSRAIVEGMAKYVDLPEGGRGLDVGCGSGALTIAVAKRNPHASVLGVDRWGFEYASFNKQLCESNARAEGVQNTSFEQADATQLPFEDGSFDAVTSNYVYHNIMRKERQALLLETLRVLKKGCSFAIHDLFSRGNYGDMDAFIARLKERGYERVELIDTTQGLFMGPREAKWLMLGSSKLLVGKK; from the coding sequence ATGAAACCGGACTATAAAAACTGGGTGCCTAAGGGCATGATCGCGTCATTTGCCGCGGGTGCGGGCGTGGCGTTAGTTTTATTTTTGATTTTCGGCGTTTGCGGTTTGGGTGTTAGTGGTGCGCTAAGAGGCGTGCTAGCTGGGCTTTTTGGCGCAGCGACGCTGATTTTGATCGGCTTTACGATCTACTGCGTCGTGTGGTACCGCGCGTTTGATTACGGCGGCAAGCGTCAGCTCTCGCGCGCGATCGTAGAGGGCATGGCAAAATACGTGGATCTGCCCGAGGGCGGGCGCGGGCTGGACGTAGGCTGCGGTAGCGGCGCGCTAACGATCGCCGTGGCTAAGCGCAACCCGCACGCATCGGTGCTAGGCGTCGATCGCTGGGGCTTTGAGTACGCGTCTTTTAACAAACAGCTGTGCGAATCCAACGCGCGCGCCGAAGGGGTGCAAAACACCAGCTTCGAGCAGGCCGACGCCACGCAGCTGCCCTTTGAAGATGGCAGCTTCGATGCGGTTACAAGCAACTACGTCTATCACAACATCATGCGCAAGGAGCGCCAGGCGCTGCTTTTAGAGACGCTCCGCGTGCTTAAAAAGGGCTGCAGCTTCGCGATCCACGATCTTTTCTCGCGCGGAAACTACGGCGATATGGACGCTTTTATCGCGCGTCTCAAGGAACGGGGCTACGAGCGAGTTGAGCTCATAGACACGACGCAGGGGCTTTTCATGGGCCCGCGCGAAGCCAAATGGCTGATGCTCGGTAGCTCAAAATTGCTGGTGGGCAAAAAATAA
- a CDS encoding hotdog domain-containing protein, protein MFFGSEIKPFSKDGIFIVSEIRAKFKKPSTLGNLLGIEVKTVELKKMSATLTYQIYEGFLFFAHQQF, encoded by the coding sequence ATGTTTTTCGGCTCGGAGATTAAGCCTTTTAGCAAGGATGGCATTTTTATCGTGAGTGAGATTCGGGCAAAATTTAAAAAGCCGTCTACCCTAGGCAACCTGCTGGGGATAGAAGTCAAAACGGTGGAGCTAAAAAAGATGTCCGCAACATTAACTTATCAAATTTACGAAGGCTTTTTATTTTTTGCCCACCAGCAATTTTGA
- a CDS encoding manganese efflux pump MntP family protein, translating into MELLLIAFALAMDSVALSISNGAKYPNFKFAQIARIAFFYAAAQFIMPLAGYGLGINFVKFIAQIDRFVAFGILSFLGVKMIAESRREQDEPALRLSTKELVLGAIATSIDAMAVGVTFAFGEINILYACCIIGLVCFALCVATCYAGKLTGEYLHSKAPVLGGVILILIGVKILLSHLGVIDI; encoded by the coding sequence ATGGAGCTTTTACTCATCGCTTTCGCGCTTGCGATGGACAGCGTCGCGCTTAGTATCTCAAACGGCGCGAAATATCCGAATTTTAAATTTGCGCAGATCGCGCGCATCGCGTTTTTCTACGCGGCGGCTCAGTTTATAATGCCGCTTGCGGGCTACGGTTTGGGGATAAATTTCGTAAAATTTATCGCGCAGATCGATCGCTTCGTCGCGTTTGGAATTTTATCGTTTTTAGGCGTTAAGATGATCGCGGAATCCCGTCGCGAGCAGGACGAGCCAGCTCTACGCCTAAGCACGAAGGAGCTGGTACTGGGCGCGATCGCAACCAGCATCGACGCGATGGCCGTGGGCGTGACCTTTGCCTTTGGCGAGATAAACATCCTCTACGCCTGTTGCATAATCGGGCTCGTCTGCTTCGCGCTGTGCGTCGCGACGTGCTACGCAGGCAAGCTAACGGGCGAATATCTGCACTCAAAGGCGCCCGTTTTAGGCGGCGTGATTTTGATCCTAATCGGGGTTAAAATTTTGCTCTCGCACCTCGGTGTCATCGATATTTAG